One Erpetoichthys calabaricus chromosome 8, fErpCal1.3, whole genome shotgun sequence DNA segment encodes these proteins:
- the neurod1 gene encoding neurogenic differentiation factor 1, with protein MTKSYTDKSIMPESQSTSNWTDECLSSQDEHDMEKKNDEDPMAQDDEDDDDEFNRLEDDEEEDEEEEDGDDQKPKRRGPKKKKMTKARLQRFKLRRMKANARERNRMHGLNDALDSLRKVVPCYSKTQKLSKIETLRLAKNYIWALSEVLRSGKSPDLMAFVQALCKGLSQPTTNLVAGCLQLNPRTFLPEQSQEMPSHMQTASASFPVHPFSYQSPGLPSPPYGTMDSSHVFHVKPHSYGSALEPFFENALNDCTSPSFDGPLSPPLSVNGNFSFKHELASEFEKNYAFTMHYPAAQGHASLYASSAPRCEIPMDSIMSYDGHSHHERVMSAQLNAIFHD; from the coding sequence ATGACAAAATCCTACACAGACAAGAGCATCATGCCggagtcccaaagtacctctaaCTGGACCGACGAATGCCTGAGCTCTCAAGACGAACACGacatggaaaagaaaaatgacgAAGACCCCATGGCTCAAGACGACGAGGACGACGATGACGAGTTTAACAGACTGGAGGACGacgaggaagaagacgaagaagaggAGGATGGAGATGACCAGAAACCTAAACGACGAGGgcccaagaaaaagaaaatgaccaaAGCCAGGCTACAGCGTTTTAAACTTCGGCGCATGAAAGCCAACGCGCGAGAAAGGAACCGCATGCACGGACTCAACGACGCCCTGGACAGCCTGCGCAAAGTTGTCCCGTGTTATTCCAAAACGCAAAAGCTCTCCAAGATCGAGACCTTGAGGCTGGCGAAGAATTACATCTGGGCGCTTTCGGAAGTCCTAAGGTCAGGTAAAAGCCCAGACTTGATGGCTTTCGTGCAAGCCCTCTGCAAAGGCTTGTCGCAGCCCACGACAAATCTGGTGGCCGGGTGCCTTCAGCTGAACCCCAGAACTTTCCTTCCGGAGCAGAGCCAGGAAATGCCCTCACATATGCAAACGGCCAGTGCTTCCTTCCCGGTCCATCCGTTCTCCTACCAGTCTCCCGGTCTTCCCAGTCCTCCGTACGGTACCATGGACAGCTCCCACGTCTTTCACGTGAAGCCGCACTCGTACGGGAGCGCGCTCGAGCCTTTCTTCGAGAACGCGCTCAATGACTGCACGAGCCCTTCCTTTGACGGACCCTTGAGTCCACCTCTGAGCGTCAACGGGAACTTCTCCTTCAAGCACGAACTGGCGTCGGAGTTCGAGAAAAATTATGCCTTCACCATGCACTATCCGGCAGCCCAGGGTCACGCTTCCCTTTACGCGAGCTCTGCCCCTCGGTGCGAAATCCCCATGGACAGCATCATGTCGTACGACGGACATTCCCACCACGAGCGAGTCATGAGTGCCCAGCTCAATGCTATTTTTCACGATTAa